One Vitis vinifera cultivar Pinot Noir 40024 chromosome 15, ASM3070453v1 genomic window, TTATATTGCATAATTCATTCCATATATGTGTCCTTAGAGCACACATTTTTAGCTCCAATCAACTATAGTTTCAATTAGATTTGCTTTAAGTCTATGAACCAATTATGAACTACTCATCAACTAATAAGAATTTCATGACTTAGATTTTTTATGCaattcctaatgcacctaagacGTCATATACAACTTAAGTGATGTAGGTTTAAATGTTCAAATAAACCATAATACAAAATTGCAATAGTAAAGTGAAATCGAAAACTCGCattgttacatcatatcatacTTTTAAAAGAGCTGAACAATTAATTCCAAACGAGTCTCCTTTTGATATCGCACCTTCACTAGGTTAGAGTACACCTATAGAGGATGCTATTCAACCCCCAACACAAACCATACCCTCACTTGCTCAAAATACTCCACCTTCAGAGGATAATATTCCACCCTTAACATAGACAATTGTAGATATAGTAGGACCATCCACACGACAAACAATCGACCCTACATTGAGCACATTGTCAATTCTAGCCAAGCTTGACAATTTATAAGAGTTATCATTTGGAGCCCAAATATATGCTCTAAAGGCAAATAAAtgatatgttttattattattaaaagggAAGACAAGTTAGTACACCAATAATTTTACAATTATTCTCAGCGAATGAGAATTTTGTTATTGTTTGTTGACTAGAACTAAAACTATAGAGTTAAAACCCTAAATTggattcaaaaattaaatcttattacaaaaataaaatttttcttattcttgGTTATTAAAGATGATTCCAATTGTGAGTACCTTATTGCTAAAAGGATGGAGATTACAAATGTTTTTCATATtcataatgaagaaaatgagaatatTGACCTTATGTTGTTCAACCCTTCTATTGCATCAAGCTTGAAATGATAAAATCAATTGCAAAATTTCAAAGAACCTATAGAAAAGTTGTTGTTATCACGTGAAACTTATGGATCCATATATGGGAATTATAGAAAAAActatctttaaattttaaaacttgtaagattatttgataatttttcaattcaaaatgAAGCTTAATGTCCCCCATCTAAATGAAAATTTGGATTCACTAGGTCACTTCAACTTTAAGCTAAAATTTTGACAGATAAAAAATGGAACATATTATGCTTGAGGATGACTGATTAGAGGTTGTAGGGCTATGTTAGCTTTCAAAAAAttcgagggaaagaaaataaagaaaaaaatataaatttttttttaaatcaataaattatttttagatattacttcaaattcatttcacttactttaatatttttatttaaaaactaaataaatttaaaatgaataaatttctaattaattttaatcttttttttttttttttcataattttcataaagaaaaccaaacatataaaacataatttctttaagataatttttttcttttttcggttttttttttttaaattaaacataaCATAAAGCGTtcataaaaaatgtaacaaGTGAACAACTAGGTAATAGTTTAATAAATATTGCAAAATATATGACTTTAAGACACGCCCTAAGCTAGCTACAAAAATTAATGGATTCGGTAATGTAGGTATTGAAGGTAGGTCTAAAATCATGATGCATtgttgtaataaaaaataaaaataaaatgtttcaatttaatttattaaaatgttaATGGAGGATATTAAGAACTTAAgccaaatatcaataaatatcaccatatttataggaaaattaaaaataaaatcacaaatgGTGAGTCAAGACAAGAATTGCAATCCACAAATCTTTTGTATTTGAATTTCCAAGAGTTTTCTCtcataatttctatttatatacaacaaaaactatattataaaaaatatgagtgACTCAAAACgtcaatataaaatttcattttctcttctcttaaaaaataaataatgtaaaacacttaaattaattattctaAGACATGctattagaattttaatttttcaatcttatccatactttttcaaaattctctaaattattttttctctcttcataaacaataaataaacaaataaaaattaatgatacTAAACATGCTCTAACATTGTTTCAAGACCATtattaaacaatcttaatattaaaaaaaataaaaactttaatctTATAATTTTATGCATTTGATTCAAATTGAAGTCAACCCTTCTTTTGTCAATTGCAAAATTATGAACTTACACGTGAAAAGGAAAGTGGATTGCATGATTGAATGGCCACATTTGCactaaaatattgaaatatttgtgtttttttttttaaaaaaaaattaggtgtttaataaaaattttaaaatctaaaaaattatttataatatttaaaaaaaatatttttattaaaaatattttgaatagaaataATGTGAAAGGAAGTCTAAATAATTGATGTTATGAGTAGACcttcaaatttaattgttttattatggagtttcatttatttatatttttataatttttacttatttataatagaatgtaaattttaatttttaaatattaaataaaatctcCACAAAACTTGAGAAAATTTAGGAAGCCCAAAGGTGACTCGTATTCAAAACAACCCTTCAGTTATAATTATTGTTTGAAAACGCAATGTCACACACATCACCTGGGGCCTGGTTGCCTCTCTTTCCTCCTTTTGCCTCTCTGACAGCTCAAAATAAAGTCACTACAGATCTTTTTCGCCTAGAAAAACTCATAGAAAATTTCcaacttttctctctctctctctacaatTTAAGCTGGGAATCTGTGATGGAGTGATGGAGAGAATGAGAGTTCCCTGAAAAGGGGTTGTTGTGGGAGCTAAATTGCCATAAACTACagggaaagaaaacaaatttgtgAGGAGGAAAATCaagtttgagagagagagagttgttgGTGGGAGTGATCAAATGAGTACAGTACCAAGCAGGTTCATTAAGTGCGTGACAGTTGGAGATGGAGCTGTTGGGAAGACTTGCCTTCTCATCTCCTACACTAGCAACACCTTCCCAACTGTAATTCACAACTTTCTTCCATTCTCTTTTTGTTATTGCCTTTGATTTCTCAATTCTCATGGGTTTTGCTTTGTGggttgttgttttttctttccaactTTAATTCGcaactttccttcattttctttttctttttctgtcaAGTGCATTTGATTTCTGAATTCTCATGGGTTCCCAACTGTAGTTCTATGAAAGTACATTTCATCTTGTGGGTTTTGCTTTGTGGGTTggagtttttgtttttctttccaaCTGTAATTCACaactttctttcactttctttttctttttctgtttgaTTTCCTAGTTCTTACGAGTTTTGCTTTTTTGGGGTTGTTTTTTCTTGCCAGGACTATGTTCCAACTGTTTTTGATAATTTCAGTGCCAATGTTTTGGCTGATGGGCAGACTATTAATCTGGGTCTCTGGGATACTGCTGGTAAATgctctaattttccttttttatctttgtttgGTGGCTGAGAAAGATAAGGAAAGCAAACCCAATTAGTTGATTTAGGCACACCGGAGTGGGTTTCTtgcaaaatcataaaatttagaattcaaaatcttaatttattttcctacatttttctcagcatccaaacagaGTGTTGGTATCCATCATCCTCGTCATTTTTCTTGTGTATTACATTAATTAGAATATAAGACTTGATCTTGGTTGCGGTCAGTTGTTTCATgatgaaaagaaatttttttccaaagttaTTTTTGGTTTCATAATGAGATCTGTTGAAGTTTCTAATTTCTTCTTCTCTGACAAAAGAAAAGGGTCCTTGCCTGTGAAGTTCTGCcttcaaaatggaaaattttcaaattttcgtTTCTTCCCCTCCCAATTCTCAGCAGCCAAACAAAGCATAAAGGATTTCTAAGCACCCTCATAACTTCAGGGGAATGAAACATGTTATGAAAGCCAATTGAAAAAGGGAAagcacaaaaggaaaaaaggaggAGGGATCAACTGAACAAGCCCCATATACTTGTTTGACTGGATTCTTTTACTTTAAAGTATTTCCCGTTGTTGAATATCAGAATTGAGAAATGCATCATTTATATCTGGATGTCCACGAAAAAACCGAGTGATCCCGTCTTCGGCAACAATTTGATAGCACAAAATTCATccaagaaaagagagaaaggaatagggaaaaaagaagagagaaaatgtcATTACATGACAACATATGGTTGTGCTATTCATATGATGAAGAGGCTAGAAAATTCCTCAGTAAAGAACAAAGGCAAATATGTTTCCATGGAATTTCCTAACACCCtatattaatcttttgcttttctttcaaaaagaaataattagtTGATATCTAGTGATCCGTTTAATGTTGAAAAAGCGGCCAATAAAAGGTAAAAGATGAGCGAAATTTCTGATATTTTGAACAATGTATGCAGGTCAAGAAGACTATAACAGGCTAAGGCCTTTGAGTTATAGAGGAGCTGATGTTTTCCTCCTTGCCTTCTCTCTTATAAGTAGGCCTAGCTTTGAAAACATATCGAAAAAAGTAatatttctttctctcttcttttgcTGTCCAATTCTCTTTACATGTTCTCTTTTCTGATTCCCTTTTTATGTCGTGTTTCCTTTGCTTTCTGCCCTTTCTTATGCTGGAGAAGTGGGTACCAGAGCTGAGACATTATGCCCCATCAGTGCCCATTGTTCTCGTGGGGACCAAACTAGGTGAACAATTATTCATCCTCAATAACTCCTCATTTTTGTTCATTGGTATTGCCAAAACTATGTTGTTTCTTCTCGATGAAGCTTCCCAATACGGTCCGAGTTATTGAGGGTATTTTGCTGAAAATACTAAATTTGATAGAGTGACAAAGTTCCCATCCCATCCCCCCcacccccctttttttttgtgaggCTTGTTTCCATGTATACATATGCATAGAGCATAGGGGCCCGAGTGATGACTCGTGAAGATTTAAAGGAGGGCAAGATTGGAGCTCTCTCCATGTTGTTTTGTACGTAATAGAGTTTCATTTGGATGGCAGATTTGAGAGAAGATAAGCAGTTCCACATGGATTATCCAGGGGCGTGTACCATTTCAACAGAACAGGTGCACATCCAATTTCGCTATTTCTTCATTTCCGCAAGCATCAGTGACTTTTATTCTTATCATTACCATTATCATTTGTGGAACTATGATATTTGGGCAAAATAATGGGTAGAATTTTCCACCACTACCACAAAACATGTTACTATATGTGTCACCTTTGGAAAGTTAAAAAGTTCCAATCCAAACAGAACTTGGAAAAAACTTGTGCAGTGAAACTATCATCGACTGATTGACAACAAggtaaaggaaaagaaaatttggaatctTTCAACTACTTGGGGTTGCCTCAGTTTCTAAAAAGgttccaaattttcttttccttgtcaACTTTTTCTTTACAACCATAGGGAGAAACAAAAGGAAGTGGAAACAAATCAGTGAATCACAATCAACTAGGAATTAATACATGGCTTGACATAGCATATCCAATGTGCCGAATCTCTCATCTTCAATTAAGCTGTCAAACAAAAAGCCTTGTATTTTTATGAAACTTATCATCCAGCAAAGGACAACAAAGAATATATATCCCTTTTCACTTGCTTGTCCCATCTGTGTGTGAATGGGAAAAAGATAttctctccttttctttttcatgagACGACAACCTTGCATGGAGTCATAGGTACTCCCATGAACAATATATCTTGAAAAAGCACGCATAGGTTCAAAGTGTAGCCAATTTGGAGATTCCtaactttgtttttttcctcGGAATTTTGAAATTGCCAGGGTGAAGAACTAAAGAAGCAAATAGGAGCATTGGCATACATAGAGTGCAGCTCCAAAACACAGCAGGTTCATTTTATATTGAGCGTATTTCTTAAACTAGAAGTTCTAAAATTGAGTTTTCTATTAGCTATGATTCAGCTTTCTGATTGCTCGAGGTGGTGTGTCCATAGAAAATGAAAGTTGGGACCAACTGATTAGTGCATTCTATTTGGATATATTCGAAGCAACTTCAAGGAAAAACCACTTTTAATGGCCTTGAAAGTTCTCCTTGTGATGCTTTTGAGGAAAAGATAAGATAAAAGTGACCCTTTTGGAGGCATTACTCAGTTTCTTTTGGGAATTATTTCAGTACTGTTAAAAAAATGGTCCCCTTTCAATCtattctcttctcttttctttccttctcctCGGTCCTTCCAAGATCCAAACATATGTGAAAAACGAAAGCTTAATACAAGATGTTTACTTAGAAGCTATGGTTTCTTTTGTAGTTATTTCCCAACTTAACCTTTTGCCTGGAAATTGCTCTAAAAGCAATTCCCTGAAAATCAGTCTTGTCACCTTGACTCTTATTTTTTCATCAAAGATACTTGAATTGGGTAAATATATCTATGAAGTTCTCATGGCCATTAGAGGGCCATTGATCAAAGCCGGTTCTGAATGCAGACGTTAATATGAGTTTACTTTGCTGTTGAAATGCAGAACGTGAAGGCAGTGTTTGATGCTGCAATCAAGGTGGTTCTGCAGCCTCCGAAGCTCAGTAAACGAAAGCGAAAAAAGAGGGCATGCCATGTTCTTTAACAGGTGGTGCTGCTGCTGCTGATGTTCTGTTGATTGATGACAATGACTAGGGCCTCACAGTTCCATGATCAGATCTTCTGTCGATTTGTGTGTTTgtgaattttcatgattttttttatatgatctCTAACAAGATCGATCCATGTGGGAATTGCATCTTGTGATCATTTATGTTTtggaaattccaaaaaaaaaaaaaaaatgttgtcatTAGGCCATCGCATTGTTTTAGGCCTTTCTGAATCAGATTTGtgaatgtatttatttattaaggaaATTGTATTGCCTTTCATGTTTTGTTAAGTGAAAATGGTCTCATGGAGACCTCCTCCTAATTTCCTATATATCTTtgttatgtaaaaaaaaatagtaaaagtttaaatttttaggcTACATTTGGTTGGCAGGCATTAGATAGGAAATAAATATCTTatgatatcatatttcattagataggaaataaatatctagaatatgattttcaataggatatgatatttttagatatacATATCATATTAACATGATATTATAAGGTAGCATATCTAATAAGATATGctatgttatattatgtttatatttaatttgtgaaataaaaaaaatatagaatatatgttatttttaatgtttaaaataaaaattatatcatattccaacattttctatttttttaaaaatgaaaattttcttatatttaacaatattcatgtttaaaatatttaaactttataaataaaaagttttatattatgtttttgaaaatataaaaataatttatatatcaaatattaatattattttattttataaatatttttttatttttttaaccataaatttaatttataataaaaatttaattttgcaaaatgagtatataaaaaaataaaaaattgataaaaaaaatataatgagatatgtatatctcatatcttaatatgatattattatatttcaaatattaaaaaaaatgataatatatctTACCACTTATCctattccatatttattgaacataaaataaaataagaaataaaataacttatcttATTCCATCATGAGCTAAACCtgaaataagatataatatctTATTTCTTATTATATCTCATGTTATATTCGGTCAACTAAACATGACTTTAGGGGAATTGAATGAAATATATTgcatttttactttattttacgTTTGAGTAAAATATATTATAGGTACTTTCTTAATTTAAACCTTGTACTTCACTAGTATCTTAGTATGATATTTGAAtcttatttcaaaaatattcttatcttaacaaaaataaatgttaataattctaaataaatttagaagGCTAGAAGAAACCTTATGGGGTTTGTATAATCAATTGTTTAACCTAggtaatatttttcaatatttctcTATTAATAAATTGTTGGAATATTATTAAAAGTAGtttcaattaaattatattaaaactaTTCATCTCGAAAATATTattgggagaattatcttttgggggacccccaaattaacaaaaggtctatataactcttcaaattgagttgaaggatatgaaatagtaacggacaaatataccctttaagaacacatataaaatattttataaaattaagttaaataattttttttcaatatttttttttcaaaaatactaaattaaataaaagtagttttcaaaaatattaaattaaataatttttttttcaaaaatattaaattaaatattttttaaaatattaaattaaataattttattttttaaaaatattaaattaaacaaaagtattttaaaaaatattaaattacataaaagtgttttttaaaaatattaaattaaatcaaaaatattaaattaaataaaaatatttttcaaaaatactaatttttttctcaaaatcaacaaagggcatttttgaaaatactgaaggatgatatccttcaactcaattttcatactttcaatgagtcttgggctcaatttgaagagttacatggaccttttgttaatttgggggtccatctactcccaaaacataattctcccaataTTGAATCTAAGTTTCAGGTTGTTTAAATTGCTAATGTAACTTAAATTGAACTTAGATTGAAAAACCTTAACTCCCAAACTTTAGAATAGATTTAAGTTAGGCAACTAAATTGCACCCTTATCTAAgttaacattattttatataagcTAGGTGTTGGTTTAAGAgtctaaaataattaaacaaagtgacttaacttaaaactaaacaaataaaaaacaaaacaaataagagAAGAGTCCTTATGAAATTGTTTAGTTGAGGCTTGACAAAGCACTATCCTTAAAAGAGATCTACCCTCCTGAAGGTATCAACCTTGATGCAGCAAGGAATTGGCACCCTACCTTCTGGATTCAATAGCCAAAGAAACCTCACTTTAGATGAACACATGTAACAAGGAAAGTACACCTCCTAAGacttagaaaataattaatccAAATAAGTAATGGATGAAAGGATTGCAATATGAGATGATAGCATGGTTTGAAATATCATATATCGGTACTTAGATTTTATGGATGTATCAGAGATGTTTTGGATGTATCAGAGATGTTGAGGAAATATCAGtggatattttaacaaaaaaatcgataagacaaaaattattcaaaattcataaaaatatttagaaaaactctaaaaaaataatcaactaaataaaaatacatattttaatgttattttctaagagcccgtttggcagtgatttttaaaagtgtttctacccttaaaaacacttttaagtgtttttgggatgaaaataaagtgtttggcaaattttaaaaaacacttttgaaaatctggaaaaacacttgaagtgatttttagagaatcacttgacaggtgtttttttttaaaaaacacttcaatttttttgaaatattccaaaaatgccccccAATGATTCCCGATATCTTTCTTCCCTTTCGTTCATATCTCTCTCCTttattctcctcctccatcgctCTCCATCTAAGACAGCACAGTAAACCTCTATTTTCATTCGAGATCGTGGATCGAAGGTAACCCTctattgatgtttgattatgaCTCTAATATGTAAGAATATAATTTCCCCCAATTTTTTTGCTATGAAAACACTTGTCttcttatttacttttaattataatttttttttttgggaaactaataggtaatcatatattgttttgcTTTGAactttatcttttattcaatgttcttttttattgatttagatattttttgtaaatatttttaaaaattttagtatattgataaaaaaaaattattatttttaattagaaaaatctttttttttttagaaattaataggtggtcatatattgttttacttttaaaattatcttttattcaatgttctttttttttattttattgatttagatgttttttgtaaatattttttaaaattttagtatagtgataaaaaaattattatttttaattagaaaagtttcaatgttatttttttagtgatttagatgttttttcattaataaaaagtttttttgtttatcataccatttttttaattaaaattgtatgtcatttttggtaatttattaatattaaaagtgtttttatatttatacaatatattatcaaaaacactttagaatcattttttctgattatcataaaagtgtttttcatagAAACACTACAGCAGAAaccacttcaaataaaaacacttccactagaatcactaccaaacgggctctaaGTGTACTTGACATAAGTAtgatcaaaaaagaaaatatcgaTAAGCAATGATATAAcatattagaacttcattttttttattttactatttttttaataaatttatatttttaatattttaaaataaaaaattcaaaattaaaaagataaatataaaaaatttaaaagtgaaatgatagtaatttttttaaataagattaataagataaatgatgatatatttaatattaaaactataacttatttaattcaaattcattcaataatataaaataaatgatgatgcatatatgcctttttaatatttaattatcatataaatgatactaaaaaaaaatacaaaattacaatgatgatttttatacatttattaattaattaaataaaataattaaaattaatttatttattttttaataatgaactttaacaaatttattataattatatatt contains:
- the LOC100256456 gene encoding rac-like GTP-binding protein 5 isoform X1, translated to MSTVPSRFIKCVTVGDGAVGKTCLLISYTSNTFPTDYVPTVFDNFSANVLADGQTINLGLWDTAGQEDYNRLRPLSYRGADVFLLAFSLISRPSFENISKKWVPELRHYAPSVPIVLVGTKLDLREDKQFHMDYPGACTISTEQGEELKKQIGALAYIECSSKTQQNVKAVFDAAIKVVLQPPKLSKRKRKKRACHVL
- the LOC100256456 gene encoding rac-like GTP-binding protein 5 isoform X2, coding for MKVHFILWVLLCGLEFLFFFPTDYVPTVFDNFSANVLADGQTINLGLWDTAGQEDYNRLRPLSYRGADVFLLAFSLISRPSFENISKKWVPELRHYAPSVPIVLVGTKLDLREDKQFHMDYPGACTISTEQGEELKKQIGALAYIECSSKTQQNVKAVFDAAIKVVLQPPKLSKRKRKKRACHVL